In Zingiber officinale cultivar Zhangliang chromosome 1A, Zo_v1.1, whole genome shotgun sequence, a genomic segment contains:
- the LOC122020285 gene encoding sigma intracellular receptor 2-like gives MGFISVLVDAVVVVFSVVLAVTAPLFDAQIVLPDSLYPTQLVKLKRWYAEEFGDYLMAEKPGFFTGLIWLEIAFLWPLSVANVYGIIARRPWVATTSLMAGVNVATTMAAIMGELLGSGKASDRLIQFYAPFMVFAFLAIIRGLLPRRNPPALSGKSKKKRA, from the exons ATGGGTTTCATATCGGTGCTCGTTGACGCCGTCGTGGTGGTCTTCTCCGTTGTGCTTGCGGTGACGGCGCCATTGTTCGACGCACAGATCGTCCTCCCCGATTCGCTCTATCCGACGCAGCTCGTGAAGCTAAAGCGGTGGTACGCCGAAGAGttcggcgactatttgatggccGAGAAGCCCGGCTTCTTCACTGGCCTCATATGGCTGGAGATCGCCTTCCTCTGGCCCCTCTCCGTCGCCAATGTCTACGGAATCATCGCCCGCCGCCCCTGGGTTGCCACCACTTCCCTCATGGCGGGCGTCAACGTCGCCACGACCATG GCGGCCATAATGGGAGAGTTGCTGGGTTCAGGGAAAGCATCAGATAGACTGATTCAATTTTATGCTCCATTCATGGTTTTTGCCTTCTTGGCGATCATACGAGGGCTGCTTCCTCGACGCAACCCTCCTGCCCTTTCAggcaaaagcaagaagaagagggcCTAA